The segment GATCTGGAAAAGATTAGCGCTGACAGGCTCAACTCCCTCATCCGGCAGGTGGGCTTCCACAACGAGAAGACCAAACACCTCAAACAGCTTCCCGCCGTGCTGAAAGAACGCTTCGGCGGCAAGGTTCCCTCCGAGATCGACGATTTGCTCCAGCTTCCCGGCGTGGGTCGCAAAACCGCCAACCTGGTTCGGGCGGTGGCATTTTCCCTGCCCGCCATCTGTGTGGATGTGCATGTACACAGGATCAGCAACCGCTGGGGCTATGTGAGCACCAAAACCCCTTTCGAAACTGAGATGGTCCTGCGGAAAAAACTGCCTGAAAAATACTGGCTAACCTACAATTCCCACGTGGTGGCTTTTGGCCAAAACCTCTGCTCGCCCCGCAAGCCGCGCTGCTCAGAGTGCCCAGTCTTCAATTATTGTGCCCGGGTCGGGGTGGCTTAGCTTAAACGATGTAGTAGTAAGGCTTGACGCCAGGCCTTTGGCAGAGCCTAAGCCAGTTCCTCCCAGGCGCTTTGGATTTCCTCGAGCTCAAAACCCTTGCGGAAAAGATAGCCGAAGGCTTTTCCCCTCAGCTTCTGGCGGGGCAAGCCGCGGTGTGTGGAGCAGTATTTGGCTAGCAGTTCGCTGATGTTTTCGCTGGCCTGTTCGCGAGGATAGAGCTCTTCCAGAAGTTCTGTCCAAATCTCTCTGGGGATGCGTTGTTCCCGTAGTTTGGCGATGATGGCGCGTTTGCTGGCTTTGCGTGCGATGTAGGAACGGATCAGCACATCCGCGAAGCGGGCGTCGCTCAGAAAGTTCTGCTCCCGGCAGCGCTGTATCGCGGCGTCAATGATTCGGGGCTCGAACTCCTTCCTTTTCAAAAGGTTCCTGCACTGGAATTCGCTGTGTTCAGCCTTGGCCAGATAGTCCAGCAGGGTGGAAAAGGCCTGTTTTTCGAGCAAGGCTAGCAGTTCCTGAGCTTTATCCCGCTCGATTTCGCCCTCGAAATTATCCGGCCAAAGAGGAAGGAGTACCCGCGTTGGCAAGGTGCCCCTGCAAATTCCGTCCAGTTCGACGCGGACCGTGTATCTATTCTTCGGAACTGTCCTCAGCCGCATCCGTTTTGTCAAAGATCTTGTCCGGATTGATGTTCTGTTTCACGGCGTCTTCGATTTCGTCCAGCAGTTCAGGCGTCTCTTTCAGGTATTGCTTGGTTTTTTCCGCGCCCTGGCCCAGCTTAATGTCCTTGTAGGCGAACCAGGAGCCGCTCTTCTTGATGATGCAGGCATCCACCGCCATATCCATGATGATGTCCAGTTGGGAGATTCCCTCGCCGAAGATGATGGGGAAAACCACTGTCTTGAAGGGTGGGGCGAGCTTGTTTTTCACGATTTTAACGCGGGTCTTGGCTCCGATCACCTCGGCTTCAGCTCCGCCGGTTTTGATCGCTCCGGCAAAACGCACTTCCAGGCGCACGGAGGAGTAGAACTTCAGCGCTACGCCGCCGGAGGTTGTTTCCGGGTTCATGAAGGGCATGGTGCCGATTTTCATGCGGGTCTGGTTGATGAAGATGACCGCGGTATTGGATTTGGAGACAATCGCCGTGAGTTTGCGCAGCGCCTGGCTCATCAGGCGAGCTTGCAAGCCAACGTGGCTGTCACCCATGTCGCCTTCGATTTCCTGTTTTGGAACCAAGGCCGCCACGCTGTCCACGATCACCAGGTCCACAGCGGAACTGCGCACCAGGGTCTCGCAGATTTCCAGAGCCTGTTCCCCGCCGTCCGGCTGGGAGAGCAACAGCTCCTCCGTCTGCACGCCCAGATTCTTGGCGTAAGCTGTATCCAGGGCGTGTTCGGCGTCGATGAAAGCCACCACGCCGTCCAGTTTTTGCGCTTCCGCGGCGATATGCAGCGCGAGGGTGGTCTTTCCGCTGGCCTCGGTGCCGTAGATTTCGGTGATGCGGCCGCGCGGGATGCCGCCAATGCCGAGGGCGATATCCAGGTTGAAAGCCCCGGTGGGGATCACCTCAACTGTCTGCTGAGGCTTGTCGCCCAGGCGCATCAGCGTGCCCACGCCGTATTTTTTCTCAAGCTGCGAAATCGCGGTCTTGAGGGCTGTCTCTTTGTTTTTGTCCTGCATTGTCATATCCTTTTGTTTATCTTAATATACATTGTTCCAAACTGTGGTAGGTGGGTCCCTCGGGCTTGAGCACGCTGCGGTAGAGGGTGATTCTGTCATAGGTGAAGCTGCTCTGTTCCACCTCGCTTTGCAATATTTCGCGTTCCAGCGTGGGCGGCAGGGTGGATTTGATCCGTCCCAGAGTGATATGTAGCTTCAGCGGCTTGGCGTCGGGCTTGAAACCCTCTGTGCGAATTTCAGATAGCAGATGCTTGTACCAGCGGGAAAGGGAGTCGTCCTGCGCCTCAAGGCTGGCCCAGATGAGCCGCGGCGATTTCCAGGGGAAGAGTTCCAGTCCTTTCAACGCCAGTTCGAAGGGCGCGCTTCGTTCTGCCGCTTCGGTCATTACCCTGGCCAGATCGGGGATTCGGGCGCTGTCCACATCACCCAGGAAAAGCAAGGTCAGATGCAGATTGTCTTCCCTGACCCACTTCACGCCGGGCGTTCCCCGCAGCCAGCGCAGTTTTTCGGCAAGGCAGGCTCGCGGCCTGTCTGGAACTTCCAGGGCGATGAAGGTTCGGTAAAGCATTCAGCGCTTGTAGCCGATGTCCCGCAGGAATTTTTTGCGGTGGGTGATATCGGTATCCAGCTCTATTCCCAAGGGCGAGGAACCGTCGATGACGCCCAAAATGCCGTTTCCCTGTTCGCTGTGGGCCAGCACCACCTGCACCGGATTGGCCGTGGCGCAGAAAATCCGCACCACCTCGCGGCAGGCTATCACTGCCGGCAAAACGTTCACGGGGAAAGTGTCGCGCAGCACGATCAGGAAGCTGTGCCCCGCGCCCAGGCGCAGCATGTTGGCCACCGCGCATTCGATTAACTCGTTGTCCGTGCCCTCTTTGCGCACCAGGCGGGGACCTGAGGCCTCGCAGAAGGCCAGGCCGAATTTGATGCCGGGAACGCTGTTAACCAAAGCTTCATAGAGGTCTTCCACGGTCTTGATGAAGTGGCTTTGACCCAGAATGATGTTGGTGTCTGTGGGAAATTGAAGCTGCTCAAGCCTGAGTTCCATGCTGCAAACCTCTTTTTATCTGATGTCGGCAAGATATTCCGTGGGCAGAGCCTTGTCAAGCTAAATTTCCCGTTTCGTTTCTCCTTGTCTGTCACCCCGGTTCCTTACTGCTTTTTTCCGTGATGACCTGTCGGTCAGGCCCTGAACCCTCGTGCCCTTCCTTCTCTTACGCCTCCTGCACAATCCCCGCATCGAATGCGGGCATCATGCGGGAGGCGAAACAGGAACACGGGAAAGGGCCTTAATGGCCAGCAGATATCGCCTGGCCATATGCTGGCGTCGATCGCAGCATCGACGCCAGCAATTAATGATTTACCTCAATACATCCTGTCGTCCATGCTCACTAAGTTCGCTGTACGCCAGGCCAACTTTTTTATTTCTTTCTCCTTTTCCCTCTATCACCCATCAATCCATCACTTAATCACTTTCCCAATTCGTGTAATTCGTGGACACCCCATCCTATTTCAGCAGCACCAGTTTCTTGGTTTCCCTGTAAGCACCGCATTGCCGGCTGTAAAGAT is part of the Candidatus Cloacimonadota bacterium genome and harbors:
- a CDS encoding endonuclease III — translated: MPKFNIDAVMKALAEHFDRVKTPIVDLIQVRTKDPFKVLVATILSARTKDETTARASAALFAEVSGPDDLEKISADRLNSLIRQVGFHNEKTKHLKQLPAVLKERFGGKVPSEIDDLLQLPGVGRKTANLVRAVAFSLPAICVDVHVHRISNRWGYVSTKTPFETEMVLRKKLPEKYWLTYNSHVVAFGQNLCSPRKPRCSECPVFNYCARVGVA
- a CDS encoding regulatory protein RecX; the encoded protein is MRLRTVPKNRYTVRVELDGICRGTLPTRVLLPLWPDNFEGEIERDKAQELLALLEKQAFSTLLDYLAKAEHSEFQCRNLLKRKEFEPRIIDAAIQRCREQNFLSDARFADVLIRSYIARKASKRAIIAKLREQRIPREIWTELLEELYPREQASENISELLAKYCSTHRGLPRQKLRGKAFGYLFRKGFELEEIQSAWEELA
- the recA gene encoding recombinase RecA, with the translated sequence MQDKNKETALKTAISQLEKKYGVGTLMRLGDKPQQTVEVIPTGAFNLDIALGIGGIPRGRITEIYGTEASGKTTLALHIAAEAQKLDGVVAFIDAEHALDTAYAKNLGVQTEELLLSQPDGGEQALEICETLVRSSAVDLVIVDSVAALVPKQEIEGDMGDSHVGLQARLMSQALRKLTAIVSKSNTAVIFINQTRMKIGTMPFMNPETTSGGVALKFYSSVRLEVRFAGAIKTGGAEAEVIGAKTRVKIVKNKLAPPFKTVVFPIIFGEGISQLDIIMDMAVDACIIKKSGSWFAYKDIKLGQGAEKTKQYLKETPELLDEIEDAVKQNINPDKIFDKTDAAEDSSEE
- the thpR gene encoding RNA 2',3'-cyclic phosphodiesterase, whose product is MLYRTFIALEVPDRPRACLAEKLRWLRGTPGVKWVREDNLHLTLLFLGDVDSARIPDLARVMTEAAERSAPFELALKGLELFPWKSPRLIWASLEAQDDSLSRWYKHLLSEIRTEGFKPDAKPLKLHITLGRIKSTLPPTLEREILQSEVEQSSFTYDRITLYRSVLKPEGPTYHSLEQCILR
- a CDS encoding adenosine monophosphate-protein transferase; the protein is MELRLEQLQFPTDTNIILGQSHFIKTVEDLYEALVNSVPGIKFGLAFCEASGPRLVRKEGTDNELIECAVANMLRLGAGHSFLIVLRDTFPVNVLPAVIACREVVRIFCATANPVQVVLAHSEQGNGILGVIDGSSPLGIELDTDITHRKKFLRDIGYKR